The following are encoded in a window of Candidatus Microthrix parvicella Bio17-1 genomic DNA:
- a CDS encoding acyl-CoA desaturase — MRSSIPFFLVHLSPLALFFTGISRTAVVLFIATYTVRMFFITAGYHRYFAHRSYKTSRVFQFILAFGGTMAVQKGPLWWAGNHRLHHRYSDTEADLHSPIKGFWWSHMGWILSEKSSPTPTEVISDFAKYPEIRFVNEKDWIGPVTLAAFCALVGGWSGLVLGFFVSTVALWHATFLVNSLAHVMGRRRFVTNDTSRNSAIIAALTMGEGWHNNHHHYPASARQGFYWWEYDVSYYVLRALAAVRVVHSVKVPNAKALENARLRDGAFDVGMFRSHLEQAATAVVASRDSAAHLMTDGRVAIADRAGAAREGLEAMMEGTLVRADEVAKLTRRPGVATAVE; from the coding sequence GTGAGGTCGTCCATCCCGTTCTTTCTGGTCCATTTGTCGCCGTTGGCGCTGTTCTTCACCGGCATCAGCCGCACCGCCGTGGTGCTGTTCATCGCCACCTACACGGTGCGGATGTTTTTTATTACGGCCGGTTACCACCGCTACTTCGCCCATCGCAGCTACAAGACCAGCCGGGTCTTCCAGTTCATCCTGGCCTTCGGCGGCACCATGGCCGTGCAGAAGGGCCCGCTGTGGTGGGCGGGTAACCACCGCCTCCACCACCGGTATTCCGACACCGAGGCGGACCTGCACTCGCCCATCAAGGGGTTTTGGTGGAGCCACATGGGTTGGATCCTGTCCGAGAAGTCTTCGCCGACACCCACCGAGGTGATCTCGGACTTCGCCAAGTACCCGGAGATCCGTTTCGTCAACGAGAAGGACTGGATCGGCCCGGTCACCCTTGCGGCGTTCTGTGCGCTCGTCGGTGGCTGGTCGGGCCTGGTGCTGGGCTTCTTCGTCTCCACCGTTGCCTTGTGGCACGCCACGTTCCTGGTCAACTCGTTGGCACACGTCATGGGCCGTCGCCGCTTCGTCACCAACGACACCAGCCGCAACTCGGCCATCATCGCAGCGCTCACCATGGGGGAGGGGTGGCACAACAACCACCACCACTACCCGGCATCGGCACGTCAGGGCTTCTATTGGTGGGAGTACGACGTGAGTTACTACGTGCTGAGAGCGTTGGCTGCCGTGCGGGTGGTCCACTCGGTGAAGGTGCCCAACGCCAAGGCGCTTGAGAACGCACGCCTGCGCGACGGCGCCTTCGATGTGGGCATGTTCAGGTCGCACCTGGAGCAGGCCGCCACCGCCGTGGTTGCATCCCGGGACAGCGCCGCGCACCTGATGACCGACGGCCGCGTCGCCATTGCCGATCGTGCCGGAGCGGCCCGTGAAGGTCTTGAGGCCATGATGGAGGGCACGCTGGTGCGCGCCGACGAGGTGGCCAAGCTGACCCGTCGCCCAGGCGTCGCCACTGCGGTCGAGTAG
- a CDS encoding DUF998 domain-containing protein: protein MGGIVGPAAFIGAWVAGTVVLDGYSPITDAISRLAAVGADTRWLMSTGFLAFAAASVPAAAAVRRAVPGSAWTGVLGTGLATAAVAALPLDRSDTVDAAHGLAAAAGYVLFVYAAAAATPPFHASGRRGLAALSLGVAVLATTTLAATPFVEASGLLQRVGLTSLDVWLVSVSTQILTGRLGPGRTPAPASGSGRPNGAAVSRPVG, encoded by the coding sequence GTGGGCGGCATTGTTGGCCCGGCGGCCTTCATCGGCGCGTGGGTCGCCGGCACGGTGGTACTCGATGGGTACTCCCCCATCACCGACGCCATCAGCAGGCTGGCCGCAGTGGGAGCAGACACCCGGTGGCTGATGAGCACCGGGTTCCTTGCATTTGCGGCGGCCTCCGTGCCCGCCGCGGCCGCCGTTCGCAGGGCCGTTCCCGGCAGCGCCTGGACCGGGGTGCTGGGCACGGGCCTGGCCACTGCGGCCGTGGCGGCACTTCCGCTGGACCGCAGCGACACGGTCGATGCAGCCCACGGGCTTGCGGCCGCCGCCGGCTACGTGTTGTTCGTCTACGCCGCCGCAGCGGCGACGCCTCCGTTTCACGCTTCGGGTCGACGGGGGCTGGCCGCGCTGTCGCTGGGCGTCGCGGTGCTGGCCACAACCACGTTGGCGGCAACGCCCTTCGTCGAGGCGAGCGGCCTTCTGCAACGGGTCGGGCTCACGAGCCTGGATGTTTGGTTGGTGAGCGTGTCCACCCAGATCCTGACGGGTCGCCTTGGTCCCGGCCGGACCCCGGCACCTGCAAGCGGCTCGGGACGCCCGAACGGCGCTGCCGTTAGCCGCCCAGTTGGCTGA
- a CDS encoding AIM24 family protein, giving the protein MPIHCNELTTFSEAEATDQFVHQNKKLLKINLAYGPVHARTGSMVGYQGDARFENTGSGGMSKMFKKAVTGEGVDVMKITGSGEVFIADQATDIIIMYLENDMVSVNGKNVLAFSDSIEWDIQRVGSGMAGMQAGGLYNVVLRGTGYVAVTTDGPPVMLDVTQQATFGDAQAVVLWSAGVQMNIKTDTGGMKSMLRGGTGETFQMAFGGQGFVLIQPSEGAMGGPAAASGGGGGGGLLSQLGG; this is encoded by the coding sequence ATGCCTATCCACTGCAACGAACTGACCACGTTCTCCGAAGCGGAGGCGACCGACCAGTTCGTCCACCAGAACAAGAAGTTGCTCAAGATCAACCTGGCGTACGGCCCCGTACATGCCCGCACGGGCTCGATGGTCGGGTACCAGGGTGATGCCCGCTTCGAGAACACGGGTTCGGGCGGCATGTCCAAGATGTTCAAGAAGGCCGTGACCGGCGAGGGCGTGGACGTGATGAAGATCACCGGTTCGGGCGAGGTGTTTATCGCTGACCAGGCCACCGACATCATCATCATGTACCTGGAGAACGACATGGTGTCGGTGAACGGCAAGAACGTGCTGGCCTTCTCGGACTCGATCGAGTGGGACATCCAACGGGTGGGTAGCGGCATGGCCGGAATGCAGGCAGGTGGTCTGTACAACGTGGTGCTGCGCGGCACCGGTTATGTGGCGGTCACCACCGATGGCCCGCCCGTCATGCTGGACGTGACCCAACAGGCCACGTTTGGGGATGCCCAGGCCGTGGTGCTGTGGAGCGCCGGGGTGCAGATGAACATCAAGACCGACACCGGCGGCATGAAGTCGATGCTGCGCGGTGGCACCGGAGAGACGTTCCAAATGGCATTCGGTGGGCAGGGCTTCGTCCTCATCCAGCCATCGGAGGGTGCCATGGGCGGTCCGGCAGCGGCCAGCGGCGGTGGGGGTGGCGGAGGCCTCCTCAGCCAACTGGGCGGCTAA
- a CDS encoding MmcQ/YjbR family DNA-binding protein produces the protein MADGNHTEAEMLHALERVREICMALPEVSERLSHGAPSFFIREKKTLVMFHDDHHGDGELGIWCPAPPGVQAQVTETEPDRFYVPAYVGHRGWLGMRLDRNPDWAEVAAVLTEAYRTVAPKKLVALLDV, from the coding sequence ATGGCCGATGGCAACCACACCGAAGCTGAGATGTTGCATGCGCTGGAACGCGTCCGTGAGATCTGCATGGCCCTGCCCGAAGTGAGCGAGCGGTTGAGCCACGGGGCGCCATCGTTCTTCATCCGAGAGAAGAAGACGCTGGTGATGTTCCACGACGACCATCACGGTGACGGAGAACTTGGTATTTGGTGCCCTGCACCGCCCGGAGTTCAGGCACAGGTGACCGAGACCGAACCCGACCGCTTCTACGTGCCGGCCTACGTGGGGCACCGGGGCTGGTTGGGGATGCGCCTTGATCGAAACCCTGATTGGGCCGAGGTGGCCGCGGTGCTCACCGAGGCCTACCGGACGGTGGCGCCCAAGAAGCTGGTGGCACTCCTGGACGTGTGA